In Micromonospora sp. WMMD980, the following are encoded in one genomic region:
- a CDS encoding alanine--tRNA ligase-related protein, producing the protein MTPDEIVRVFDEHYHRLGHSDAPESSLVPSPGDPVLFTTSGMHPLTPYLLGRPHPGGRRLVNVQRCLRTTDLDEVGDRTHLTVFQMLGSWSLGDYDIATSLRWGFELLTGGYRIPPEKLHATVFGGDDQLGPDETARETWTALGVPVEALGADNWWSNGPTGPCGPDSEIFVWTGDGPPTGTPSGDERWVEVWNHVQMRYHRHPDGRLTPLPRSSIDTGMGLERLEMVLRGETSVFTGDGLRPWVGAVRDRWELPETDLRVVADHLRSAVVVLSDGVRPGNTGRGYVLRRLLRRALTVLWRDDETRSLGDLPPSAYVDTLRRFRRPVDPGPLRAALCDEERRFAELLRRGRPLVDRLRARGPLTEHDYHWLHDTHGLPRELVDGLLADAG; encoded by the coding sequence ATGACACCCGACGAGATCGTCCGCGTCTTCGACGAGCACTACCACCGCCTGGGCCACTCCGACGCGCCGGAGAGTTCCCTGGTGCCGTCGCCCGGAGACCCGGTGCTGTTCACCACCTCCGGCATGCATCCGCTCACGCCGTATCTGCTGGGGCGCCCGCACCCGGGCGGACGCCGCCTGGTCAACGTGCAGCGGTGCCTGCGCACCACCGACCTGGACGAGGTCGGCGACCGCACCCACCTGACCGTGTTCCAGATGCTCGGCTCCTGGTCGCTGGGTGACTACGACATCGCGACCAGCCTGCGCTGGGGCTTCGAGCTGCTCACCGGCGGCTACCGCATCCCCCCGGAGAAGCTGCACGCGACCGTCTTCGGCGGCGACGACCAGCTCGGCCCGGACGAGACCGCGCGGGAGACGTGGACCGCGCTCGGCGTGCCGGTGGAGGCGCTCGGCGCGGACAACTGGTGGTCCAACGGTCCGACCGGCCCGTGCGGGCCGGACTCGGAGATCTTCGTGTGGACCGGCGACGGGCCGCCGACCGGCACCCCGAGCGGCGACGAGCGCTGGGTGGAGGTGTGGAACCACGTGCAGATGCGCTACCACCGGCACCCCGACGGCCGGCTCACGCCGCTGCCGCGCTCCAGCATCGACACCGGCATGGGGCTGGAGCGGCTGGAGATGGTGCTGCGCGGCGAGACGTCAGTGTTCACCGGCGACGGGCTGCGCCCGTGGGTGGGCGCGGTCCGCGACCGGTGGGAGCTGCCCGAGACGGACCTGCGCGTGGTCGCGGACCACCTGCGCTCCGCGGTGGTCGTGCTCTCCGACGGGGTACGCCCCGGCAACACCGGCCGTGGCTACGTGCTGCGCCGGCTGCTGCGCCGCGCGCTGACCGTGCTGTGGCGCGACGACGAGACACGGAGCCTGGGTGACCTGCCGCCGTCCGCGTACGTGGACACGCTGCGCCGGTTCCGCCGGCCGGTCGACCCCGGCCCGCTGCGGGCGGCGCTGTGCGACGAGGAACGCCGGTTCGCCGAGCTGCTGCGACGCGGCCGGCCGCTCGTCGACCGACTCCGCGCGCGGGGCCCGCTGACCGAGCACGACTACCACTGGCTGCACGACACCCACGGGCTGCCCCGTGAGCTGGTCGACGGCCTGCTCGCCGACGCGGGCTGA
- a CDS encoding helix-turn-helix transcriptional regulator: protein MTRKADTIGARIRYWRMRRGGMSQSALAGLAGVSQSYISQVESGRKVIDRRSTLVAVAAALQVTVADLLGQGTETGDPAREHAAECVPAIWSALIEIEDGERRQPTRTPRDLAAAVARSEQLRHRSNFPAMAQMLPGLLVESAAAGGAVLAQVAYQASACLRHLGYRHLALNAARVAVAAAEDVAEPAWLGASRFAYAQSLPIESASLAARAADRSLAELQSAAADERVRQMLGQLHLSAALASTVSGRPDVARDHLTEAAREAATLGDPQDGMGFNGCGFGPTNVALWQMSIAGESGEPGRVIELSRTVRPQVLAASIRQMSYWLDLGRALADSGRRDGEAITAFVRAEQAAPVPFSLNPLAQDAVVAMAHRAKRRALPKELRLLAGRLGIVIHP, encoded by the coding sequence ATGACCAGGAAGGCCGACACCATCGGTGCCCGGATCCGGTACTGGCGGATGCGCCGTGGCGGGATGAGCCAATCCGCCCTCGCCGGCCTCGCCGGGGTCAGCCAGTCCTACATCTCGCAGGTCGAGTCCGGCCGTAAGGTGATCGACCGGCGGTCCACCCTGGTTGCTGTGGCCGCCGCGTTGCAGGTCACTGTCGCGGATCTGCTTGGTCAGGGCACCGAGACCGGTGATCCCGCCAGGGAGCACGCTGCGGAGTGCGTTCCGGCGATCTGGTCCGCGCTGATCGAGATCGAGGACGGCGAACGTCGGCAGCCCACGCGCACGCCCCGGGACCTGGCCGCTGCTGTCGCGCGCAGCGAGCAGCTCCGCCACCGCTCGAACTTCCCGGCCATGGCCCAGATGCTGCCGGGCCTGCTGGTGGAGTCCGCCGCCGCGGGCGGGGCCGTGCTCGCGCAGGTGGCGTATCAGGCGTCGGCCTGCCTGCGGCACCTCGGGTACCGGCACCTGGCGTTGAACGCGGCCCGCGTCGCGGTGGCGGCGGCCGAGGACGTGGCGGAACCGGCGTGGCTGGGCGCGTCCCGCTTCGCGTACGCGCAGAGCCTGCCCATCGAGTCGGCGTCCCTGGCGGCGCGGGCGGCCGATCGCTCGCTGGCGGAACTCCAGTCCGCCGCCGCCGACGAGCGGGTCCGCCAGATGCTGGGCCAGTTGCATCTCTCGGCGGCGCTGGCGTCGACGGTGAGTGGACGGCCGGATGTCGCTCGCGACCACCTGACCGAGGCGGCCCGGGAGGCCGCGACGCTCGGCGATCCCCAGGACGGTATGGGATTCAATGGCTGCGGATTTGGACCGACCAATGTGGCGCTGTGGCAGATGTCCATCGCCGGTGAGTCGGGCGAGCCCGGCCGGGTGATCGAGCTGTCCCGAACGGTACGGCCGCAGGTTCTCGCCGCCTCGATCCGGCAGATGTCGTACTGGCTCGATCTCGGGCGCGCGCTGGCCGACTCCGGACGGCGTGACGGTGAGGCGATTACGGCGTTCGTCCGCGCGGAGCAGGCTGCGCCGGTGCCGTTCTCGCTCAACCCCCTCGCGCAGGATGCCGTCGTCGCGATGGCACACCGGGCCAAGCGGCGTGCTCTGCCCAAGGAACTCCGCCTCCTAGCCGGACGGCTCGGCATCGTCATACACCCATAA
- a CDS encoding ATP-binding protein, which produces MTGYEVRPDEESVPLLGAEVRITDPAGLLAAAGDAPVELLAGAGFPAPVREVRCTVRTDTDDGRPVHRFEAYLRVEAAPAGLLALGLAGPVGLLLAERLAARGGDGPAAVVGRAAAEASRRLGLRPTGTALVAPPRDPAGRAVLAAAEAAGVRPRVEQDNGTVRIRADVPSAEVGPEHLRAVLGLLLQAVRELAGDNVEPTVLRGRTYLVGRRPVAVAAPRSETVTLDQVGGLAEVVARFREVAVSFRHPQAMARWGARRPQGILMYGPPGTGKTMLARALANEVGADFVEIRTPEILDKYLGGSERNIKRIFRDARRYRRPTVMLFDEFDSIISYAGAGGDAASQAVNAVAGIFKQEMNTLFEENPDVIVVATTNFPHRVDASLTRSGRFDLKIAIPAPDETGRAEILGKMIRELIERHERTGFRMFADDVDPVALAADTAGLTGADLREALRRVQLAKALREATEGAPPAPIGQDDLREAVAGLRRG; this is translated from the coding sequence ATGACCGGGTACGAGGTGCGGCCGGACGAGGAGTCGGTGCCGCTGCTCGGCGCCGAGGTGCGCATCACCGATCCGGCCGGGCTGCTCGCCGCCGCCGGAGACGCTCCGGTGGAGCTGCTGGCCGGCGCGGGCTTCCCCGCTCCGGTGCGGGAGGTCCGCTGCACCGTGCGCACCGACACCGACGACGGGCGGCCGGTGCACCGCTTCGAGGCGTACCTGCGGGTGGAGGCCGCGCCGGCCGGCCTGCTCGCGCTCGGGCTGGCCGGGCCGGTCGGCCTGCTGCTCGCCGAGCGGCTCGCCGCGCGCGGCGGCGACGGACCGGCCGCCGTGGTGGGCCGGGCGGCCGCCGAGGCGTCCCGCCGGCTCGGGTTGCGACCCACCGGCACCGCCCTGGTCGCGCCGCCGCGTGACCCGGCCGGCCGGGCGGTGCTGGCCGCCGCCGAGGCCGCCGGCGTGCGACCCCGCGTCGAGCAGGACAACGGCACGGTACGCATCCGCGCCGACGTGCCCAGCGCCGAGGTGGGACCGGAACACCTGCGGGCCGTGCTCGGTCTGCTGCTCCAGGCGGTACGCGAACTGGCCGGCGACAACGTGGAGCCGACCGTGCTGCGCGGGCGCACGTACCTGGTGGGTCGGCGACCGGTCGCGGTGGCCGCGCCGCGCAGCGAGACGGTGACCCTCGACCAGGTCGGCGGCCTGGCCGAGGTGGTGGCCCGGTTCCGCGAGGTGGCGGTGTCGTTCCGGCACCCGCAGGCGATGGCCCGCTGGGGCGCGCGCCGGCCGCAGGGCATCCTGATGTACGGCCCGCCGGGCACCGGCAAGACCATGCTGGCCCGGGCGCTCGCCAACGAGGTCGGCGCGGACTTCGTGGAGATTCGCACGCCGGAGATCCTGGACAAGTACCTCGGCGGCTCCGAGCGCAACATCAAACGCATCTTCCGCGACGCCCGCCGCTACCGCCGGCCCACCGTGATGCTCTTCGACGAGTTCGACTCGATCATCAGCTACGCCGGCGCCGGTGGCGACGCGGCCAGCCAGGCGGTGAACGCCGTCGCCGGCATCTTCAAGCAGGAGATGAACACGCTGTTCGAGGAGAATCCCGACGTCATCGTGGTGGCCACCACCAACTTCCCGCACCGCGTCGACGCCTCGCTGACCCGCTCCGGCCGCTTCGACCTGAAGATCGCCATCCCGGCGCCGGACGAGACCGGCCGCGCGGAGATCCTCGGCAAGATGATCCGGGAGCTGATCGAGCGGCACGAGCGTACCGGCTTCCGGATGTTCGCCGACGACGTGGACCCGGTCGCCCTGGCCGCCGACACCGCCGGGCTCACCGGCGCCGACCTGCGCGAGGCGCTGCGCCGGGTGCAACTCGCCAAGGCGCTGCGGGAGGCCACGGAGGGTGCGCCACCGGCCCCGATCGGCCAGGATGATCTGCGGGAGGCCGTCGCCGGGTTGCGCCGCGGCTGA
- a CDS encoding AIPR family protein: MSKFHVSQIETRVRALYEHAHWSKKLDEVANLSRLLALHAVQLSFASADENNRLIEITDGEQDRGIDSVGVDSGAKLVVFVQSKWRQDGTGSMGLGDVLKFLQGVRSLLGMKSEAEPAHATESTRLAVSDLLKTPGAKIRLVTVTTASDLLSEEVLAPINELLSQLNDLEGIEPLASHSHIAQAALFSSISDQARPAVNLKLQMIDWGRAVEPQKMYYGRVSAAELASWYTVHHAELFADNIRVVIPRSDINEGILQTIKEEPENFVFYNNGVTVLAESIEIGPGGALNRDVGYFELKRASIVNGAQTVSTLGSAMGRVRSWTRKGVRSGPMY, from the coding sequence GTGAGTAAGTTCCATGTCAGCCAGATCGAGACCCGTGTGCGTGCGCTTTACGAGCACGCGCATTGGAGCAAGAAGCTGGACGAGGTTGCTAACCTTTCAAGACTCCTCGCTCTTCACGCGGTTCAGCTCTCCTTTGCCTCGGCGGATGAGAACAATCGTTTAATAGAAATAACCGATGGCGAGCAAGATCGCGGCATCGACTCCGTTGGAGTGGATTCCGGAGCTAAGCTCGTCGTTTTCGTTCAATCGAAATGGCGCCAAGACGGCACAGGGTCAATGGGGTTGGGAGACGTTCTCAAATTTCTCCAAGGCGTAAGGTCGCTTCTTGGCATGAAATCTGAAGCGGAGCCGGCCCACGCGACTGAAAGTACGCGTTTGGCTGTCAGTGATTTACTGAAGACTCCCGGCGCAAAGATTCGCTTAGTGACTGTCACGACCGCGTCAGATCTATTATCTGAGGAGGTTTTGGCACCAATTAATGAGCTGTTGAGTCAACTGAATGATCTTGAAGGTATTGAACCTTTGGCATCGCATTCACATATCGCTCAGGCGGCCCTATTTAGTTCTATCTCGGATCAGGCGCGGCCAGCGGTGAATCTAAAGCTTCAGATGATCGACTGGGGTCGTGCCGTCGAGCCGCAAAAAATGTATTATGGCCGCGTGAGTGCCGCAGAGTTGGCTAGCTGGTATACGGTGCATCATGCAGAGCTATTCGCTGATAACATTAGGGTCGTGATACCGCGATCGGACATTAACGAAGGTATCCTCCAAACCATCAAGGAAGAGCCTGAGAACTTCGTATTTTACAATAATGGAGTAACTGTTCTAGCCGAATCGATCGAAATCGGTCCAGGTGGAGCACTCAATCGAGATGTGGGTTACTTCGAATTAAAGCGTGCCAGTATTGTTAATGGTGCTCAGACAGTTTCCACCCTTGGATCTGCGATGGGAAGAGTTCGAAGCTGGACTCGGAAAGGCGTTCGTTCTGGTCCGATGTATTGA
- a CDS encoding AIPR family protein, with translation MEEKLGRFITRYANTQNEVSSQDFAFLDKEQHRLVRELSVLDFEYILRSAEVPKSKDPKKIIELREAAVALACASSSVNLAVVAKREVSLLFSNASFYKTLFNEQTDPLRLSRAVEITAAVDYCLDAVERQTDGIQAGIAVHGRRVIAHVLMRKLGDKFLREPKSDFEAALSNLDDEVLNCLVAFVKVFPENSYPGNVFKNQSRVNYLIRTSGVL, from the coding sequence GTGGAAGAGAAGCTTGGTCGCTTCATTACCCGTTATGCTAATACTCAGAACGAAGTCTCAAGTCAGGACTTCGCCTTCCTTGACAAGGAGCAACACCGCTTGGTGCGTGAGCTGAGCGTTCTAGATTTTGAGTACATCCTTCGCTCGGCCGAGGTTCCCAAGTCCAAGGATCCAAAAAAGATCATTGAACTGCGCGAAGCAGCCGTAGCTTTGGCTTGTGCATCGTCAAGCGTAAACCTCGCTGTTGTGGCAAAGCGAGAGGTTTCGCTTCTATTTTCTAACGCCTCCTTCTACAAAACTCTCTTCAACGAACAGACTGATCCGCTGAGGCTTAGTCGTGCCGTTGAGATTACTGCTGCGGTGGACTATTGTTTGGACGCTGTCGAGCGGCAAACGGATGGGATCCAAGCCGGAATTGCTGTGCATGGCCGACGAGTAATTGCGCATGTTCTCATGCGGAAGTTGGGCGACAAGTTTCTGAGAGAGCCTAAGAGTGATTTCGAAGCAGCTCTATCGAATTTGGATGACGAGGTGTTGAATTGCCTAGTTGCATTTGTCAAGGTGTTTCCGGAGAATTCATATCCGGGAAATGTGTTCAAAAATCAAAGCAGAGTGAACTATCTAATTAGAACATCAGGGGTGCTTTGA